The Verrucomicrobium spinosum DSM 4136 = JCM 18804 genome includes a region encoding these proteins:
- the mscL gene encoding large conductance mechanosensitive channel protein MscL: protein MKALLEEFKSFVMKGNVIDLAVGVLIGTAFGEVVKKFTEGIINPLLGAFGGTPQIGLQIWVLNVGLVLSALMGFLITAAILFFIFVKPMNKLRDITMKKAETSAVPPPMPEDVKLLMEIRDLLKSQRGEPIPAKIPAGTEGV, encoded by the coding sequence ATGAAAGCTCTACTGGAAGAATTCAAGTCCTTCGTCATGAAGGGCAATGTGATTGACCTCGCCGTGGGCGTCTTGATCGGCACCGCCTTTGGTGAGGTGGTGAAAAAGTTCACTGAAGGCATCATCAACCCCTTGCTAGGTGCCTTCGGCGGCACCCCCCAGATCGGTCTGCAGATCTGGGTGTTGAATGTCGGGCTGGTTCTCTCCGCCCTGATGGGCTTCCTCATTACCGCTGCCATCCTGTTCTTCATCTTTGTAAAGCCGATGAACAAGCTTCGGGATATCACCATGAAAAAGGCGGAGACCAGTGCAGTGCCCCCACCCATGCCTGAGGATGTGAAGCTGCTCATGGAGATCCGTGACCTGCTCAAGTCGCAAAGAGGTGAGCCGATCCCAGCGAAGATCCCCGCTGGGACGGAGGGAGTCTGA
- a CDS encoding DNA glycosylase AlkZ-like family protein, with amino-acid sequence MTAPLTLSLPEARRFHCKAVLLSARVPDVAAALRHHGYIQIDPINVCGRMQDLILRNRVQGYREGDLFRFLHGSEKARLPTEERQAFEHHLPHTHILVALPLEAWPYLLATMRHRTGTDSTWSGKLDDRESKLAGRILAEMAERGPLASDDVDDDQRSHHGWGSQATLAKATLQKLFFHGRVMIARREGIRRLYDLTERVIPSSVLSQSEPDAVAIRRWSVLQKLRQRRLVPLTRQEVPVVEDLVQPIKVADGPLWYCLREDLPLLESLDEGDRLPTLLAPLDPLIYDRKVTRQLWDFDYTWEVYTPAVKRVRGYYALPLLSNLEIAGHVDPKANRQERRLEVMNRTVRRGHKASGAVKELAKFLGLKTS; translated from the coding sequence GTGACCGCGCCCCTCACGCTCTCCCTCCCAGAAGCCCGCCGTTTCCATTGCAAGGCTGTGCTACTCAGTGCCAGGGTTCCCGACGTGGCAGCCGCGCTGCGCCACCACGGTTACATCCAGATTGACCCCATCAATGTCTGTGGCCGCATGCAAGATCTCATCCTGCGCAACCGCGTGCAGGGCTACCGGGAGGGGGATCTCTTTCGCTTCCTTCACGGTTCTGAAAAAGCCCGGCTGCCGACGGAGGAAAGGCAGGCGTTCGAGCATCATCTTCCTCACACTCACATCCTCGTGGCTCTGCCGCTGGAGGCATGGCCGTATCTGCTGGCGACCATGCGCCATCGCACGGGGACGGACAGCACCTGGTCTGGGAAACTGGATGATCGTGAATCCAAGCTGGCCGGGAGGATCCTCGCCGAGATGGCTGAGCGGGGCCCCCTGGCTTCCGATGATGTGGACGATGATCAACGCTCCCACCACGGCTGGGGCAGCCAGGCCACGCTGGCCAAGGCCACTCTGCAGAAGCTCTTCTTCCATGGTCGCGTCATGATCGCCCGGCGCGAGGGCATCCGTCGCCTCTATGACCTTACAGAACGGGTCATCCCGTCGTCAGTCCTGAGCCAGTCCGAGCCGGATGCGGTGGCGATCAGGCGCTGGTCTGTCCTGCAGAAGCTCCGGCAACGGCGGCTTGTGCCGCTCACCAGGCAGGAAGTGCCAGTCGTGGAAGATCTGGTGCAACCCATCAAGGTGGCGGATGGCCCGCTCTGGTATTGCCTGCGGGAGGATTTGCCCCTGCTCGAAAGCCTGGACGAAGGGGACCGCCTTCCCACCCTGCTGGCTCCACTGGATCCCCTGATCTATGACCGGAAGGTGACCCGGCAGCTCTGGGACTTCGACTACACCTGGGAAGTTTACACGCCCGCTGTGAAGCGGGTACGAGGGTATTACGCCCTGCCGCTGCTCTCCAATCTGGAGATCGCCGGGCATGTGGACCCGAAGGCGAACCGGCAGGAGCGCCGGTTGGAAGTGATGAATCGCACTGTCCGCCGCGGCCACAAAGCTTCTGGAGCCGTCAAAGAGCTGGCGAAGTTTCTCGGACTGAAAACCTCGTAG
- the hpf gene encoding ribosome hibernation-promoting factor, HPF/YfiA family, giving the protein MQIHISPRNLKLTAAIHQYTAERIEAIENLGEIIATHVVLIHDETTKPKERFRVKAHLAVAGPDIHADVADADLYAALDKASSVLARQLRKRKTALVDKRRQTTQKTKERAKKQG; this is encoded by the coding sequence ATGCAAATCCACATCAGCCCGCGCAATCTGAAGCTTACTGCCGCCATTCACCAGTACACAGCGGAGAGGATCGAGGCCATTGAAAATCTCGGCGAGATCATCGCGACCCATGTGGTCCTCATTCATGATGAGACCACCAAGCCCAAGGAGCGCTTCCGGGTGAAAGCCCACCTCGCCGTGGCAGGGCCGGACATTCATGCCGACGTGGCAGACGCCGATCTCTATGCCGCGCTGGACAAGGCCTCCAGTGTGCTGGCCAGGCAACTGCGCAAACGCAAGACGGCCCTGGTGGACAAGCGCCGCCAAACCACCCAGAAAACCAAGGAGAGGGCCAAAAAGCAGGGATAA
- a CDS encoding CDGSH iron-sulfur domain-containing protein has protein sequence MEAPRICDTKHRTVELEPGVHWWCSCGLSGHQPFCDGSHKGTGLPPQKIVVDKPTVVCLCNCKHTKTPPYCDGSHAELAGG, from the coding sequence GTGGAAGCACCCCGCATCTGTGACACCAAGCACCGCACCGTCGAGCTGGAGCCCGGCGTGCATTGGTGGTGCTCCTGCGGCCTTTCCGGTCACCAACCCTTCTGCGATGGCAGCCACAAGGGGACCGGCCTGCCACCCCAAAAGATCGTCGTGGACAAGCCCACGGTGGTATGCCTGTGCAACTGCAAGCACACCAAAACCCCGCCTTACTGCGATGGATCGCATGCGGAGCTGGCGGGCGGGTAG
- a CDS encoding nitrilase-related carbon-nitrogen hydrolase: MNIDLRTWDVGAVVSSPKGCVQHMVEMVQSSWANGADVVLFPEYSWMCLERFVPDADKLAGVAALFWKTLWPELQQRLSAPGKAVVFGTAPWIAEDGSMRNRAPILCEGTPTYQDKVFLTPWETGFTGGREVRLFTLRGFTLAVVICLDIEIPELSAALRGKGVDAILVPSATESLMGVDRIGRCASARAVELGCYVGIAHLVGKTVSELVDDNMGRLGWFAPAQLPFANLDREHCTPVFHEGFEQLRVHLDKRLLEKMRARTLETNPALLSMEVGEELQILRPE; this comes from the coding sequence ATGAACATCGACCTCCGGACCTGGGATGTGGGAGCCGTCGTCAGCTCGCCGAAGGGTTGTGTGCAGCACATGGTGGAGATGGTTCAATCCAGTTGGGCAAATGGGGCAGATGTGGTCCTGTTTCCGGAATACTCCTGGATGTGCCTGGAGAGATTTGTTCCCGACGCGGACAAGCTGGCAGGGGTGGCGGCGCTCTTTTGGAAGACGCTTTGGCCTGAGCTTCAGCAGCGGCTGTCGGCTCCAGGAAAAGCGGTGGTGTTCGGTACTGCTCCCTGGATCGCTGAGGATGGATCCATGCGCAACCGGGCTCCCATTCTCTGTGAAGGGACGCCGACTTATCAGGACAAGGTCTTCCTCACACCTTGGGAGACTGGGTTCACCGGCGGGCGGGAGGTCCGGCTGTTCACGTTGCGGGGCTTTACGCTAGCCGTAGTCATCTGTCTGGATATTGAGATTCCGGAACTCTCTGCCGCTCTCCGTGGCAAAGGGGTGGACGCGATACTCGTGCCCAGCGCTACGGAAAGCCTCATGGGGGTGGACCGCATCGGGCGCTGCGCTTCTGCCCGGGCGGTGGAGTTGGGCTGTTATGTGGGCATTGCCCACCTGGTGGGCAAGACGGTCTCTGAACTGGTGGACGATAATATGGGGCGTCTGGGCTGGTTCGCTCCCGCTCAACTCCCGTTTGCCAATCTAGACCGGGAGCACTGCACGCCTGTGTTTCATGAGGGCTTTGAGCAACTCCGGGTTCATCTCGACAAACGGTTGCTCGAGAAAATGCGCGCCCGCACGCTGGAGACAAATCCCGCCCTTTTGAGCATGGAAGTTGGCGAGGAGCTGCAAATCCTACGTCCAGAGTGA
- a CDS encoding cellulase family glycosylhydrolase — MATPSPTRRDFLALSGTSLLGLAGCDGPASPAIIPKTTLGITGPQFTLNGKPTFLLGCSYYAALGAQDGTWKSDLDELQRLGFNWIRMWATWASFDNDISAVHPKTGKARQPYLDRLKALLTDCDARGMVVDVSLSRGNSVTGPAKLQKHEAHAEAVRTLVSELKSWKNWYLDLSNERNLTDKRFCSYDELVALAGISRSIDPGRLLTASFAGDFSADDLQAYSQQVKVDFLSPHRPRESNSPAETESRTKEWRAATLKLGKELPVMHQEPFRRGYGFSPEVKDFLIDLEGAVRAGAGGWCFHQGDARKAPDGRPRRSFDLRDGPLFSQLDDVEEQAITQMAASVKTAQGTP; from the coding sequence ATGGCCACGCCGTCACCCACCCGTCGCGACTTTCTTGCCCTGTCAGGAACTTCCCTTCTGGGATTGGCTGGTTGCGATGGCCCGGCCTCCCCAGCCATCATCCCAAAGACCACCTTGGGCATCACGGGGCCACAGTTCACGTTGAATGGGAAGCCCACCTTCCTGCTCGGTTGCAGCTACTACGCGGCATTGGGAGCTCAGGACGGCACCTGGAAATCGGACTTGGACGAACTGCAGCGCCTCGGCTTCAATTGGATCCGGATGTGGGCCACTTGGGCATCCTTTGACAACGATATCTCCGCCGTGCATCCCAAGACGGGCAAGGCCCGGCAGCCGTATCTGGATCGGCTGAAAGCGCTTCTGACCGACTGCGATGCCCGCGGCATGGTCGTGGACGTAAGCCTCTCCCGGGGCAACAGCGTGACTGGACCCGCCAAGCTGCAGAAACACGAGGCGCATGCGGAAGCGGTACGTACGCTGGTGAGTGAACTCAAGAGCTGGAAGAACTGGTACCTGGACCTCAGCAACGAACGAAACCTGACCGACAAGCGCTTCTGTAGTTATGATGAGCTGGTGGCGTTAGCAGGCATCTCACGATCCATCGATCCAGGTCGTCTGCTCACTGCCTCGTTTGCCGGCGACTTTTCCGCAGACGATCTCCAGGCCTACTCCCAACAGGTGAAGGTGGACTTCCTCAGCCCGCATCGTCCTCGCGAAAGCAACTCCCCGGCCGAAACCGAGTCCCGGACCAAGGAATGGCGGGCTGCGACGCTCAAACTCGGGAAAGAGCTGCCGGTGATGCATCAGGAGCCGTTCCGGCGGGGCTACGGATTCTCCCCCGAGGTGAAGGACTTCCTCATCGATCTGGAAGGGGCGGTGCGGGCAGGCGCAGGCGGATGGTGCTTCCACCAGGGCGACGCCCGCAAGGCCCCGGATGGCCGCCCGCGACGGTCCTTCGATCTGCGGGATGGGCCGCTCTTCAGTCAACTGGACGACGTGGAGGAACAAGCCATCACCCAAATGGCGGCCTCGGTCAAAACCGCCCAAGGCACGCCTTAG
- a CDS encoding LysR family transcriptional regulator, producing MDWLNFHHLRYFWCTAREGSLRKAAEELGVSQPSISAQIHQLEEALGTALFRKSGRGQVLTETGKVVFDYAEEIFSLGRDLLGAVQHRDAKLAPFHVGLTDTVPKSAASEILKPVFFLPEPSRIICHEGNLGDLLQRLAAHKLDIILADEPAPSSAKIKAHNHSLGSCGITLCAPAKIAAKLRQGFPKSLHGAPALLPTEHSAMRRQVDKWFEERILQPKIIAEFDDPAFMQVFALEAQGFFPLPSVAVESAVKRYGFQVIAELDAIQSEFFAITGERKLRHPATMAVTQNAQLRLFVRS from the coding sequence ATGGACTGGCTCAACTTTCATCACTTGCGCTATTTCTGGTGTACGGCCCGCGAAGGCAGCCTGCGCAAGGCAGCAGAGGAGTTGGGGGTTTCCCAGCCGTCCATCAGTGCCCAAATCCATCAGCTTGAGGAAGCTCTGGGGACCGCCCTATTTCGTAAAAGTGGGAGGGGACAGGTGCTGACCGAAACCGGCAAGGTGGTGTTTGACTATGCCGAGGAGATTTTTTCCCTGGGTCGCGATTTGCTGGGAGCAGTGCAGCATCGCGATGCCAAGCTGGCCCCGTTCCATGTGGGGCTGACCGATACGGTGCCCAAATCCGCAGCGAGTGAGATTTTGAAACCTGTCTTCTTCCTGCCTGAGCCATCACGCATCATCTGCCATGAGGGGAATTTGGGAGATCTGCTACAGCGTCTTGCTGCGCACAAGCTGGACATCATCCTGGCCGATGAGCCTGCCCCCAGCAGCGCAAAGATCAAAGCTCACAATCATTCTCTGGGATCATGTGGGATAACGTTGTGCGCCCCGGCAAAGATCGCCGCAAAGCTGCGGCAGGGCTTTCCCAAGTCCCTGCATGGGGCCCCCGCCTTGCTGCCCACGGAGCACTCCGCCATGCGCCGTCAGGTGGACAAGTGGTTCGAGGAACGCATCCTGCAGCCCAAAATCATCGCTGAGTTCGACGACCCCGCCTTCATGCAGGTGTTCGCACTGGAGGCCCAGGGCTTCTTCCCGTTGCCCTCCGTGGCCGTGGAATCGGCGGTGAAACGCTATGGCTTCCAGGTCATCGCTGAACTGGACGCCATCCAGAGCGAGTTTTTCGCAATTACTGGTGAGCGAAAGCTGCGACATCCTGCTACCATGGCCGTGACGCAAAATGCGCAGCTGCGCCTTTTCGTCAGATCCTGA
- a CDS encoding DUF1501 domain-containing protein → MSTPPTPFSCAGHRAVWAPTRREFVYSLGASIGSVALTQALAAESSSAPPLAPKAAHLPARARRCIFLMMEGGPSHIDTFDPKPELKRLHLKEFVRNDVQQSAMSGGKRYYVQSPFGFARYGESGADMCDQWEHLRHHADDLCFYRGCQVDSVNHPTAMYQMNTGNRFGGDPGIGGWVTYGLGSVNQDLPGFIVLPEVSYPQGGAANWSNGYLPANFQGTPLRARGSPILDLQPAPGITAEHQRANLDLLEALNQRHQAEHPWHDELAARMENYELAFRMQIQVPGVLDISKENAQTQEMYGIGSVPTDAFGRKCLLARKLVEQGVRFVQVYAGTWDSHDYIERAHGNLIRAVDRPIAGLLADLKQRGLLEDTLVVWCGEFGRSPDNGVRGGTSYGRDHNPKAMTVWMAGGGVRAGHTIGATDETGAQAVDCVHHVRDLHVTLLRLLGLDDNKLTYFHAGRFKQLSQFGGSVIKELIA, encoded by the coding sequence ATGTCCACCCCGCCCACTCCCTTCTCCTGTGCCGGTCACCGGGCAGTGTGGGCGCCGACTCGGCGGGAGTTTGTCTATAGCCTCGGGGCGAGCATTGGCAGCGTGGCTCTGACGCAGGCGCTTGCGGCAGAGAGCTCCTCTGCTCCGCCGCTCGCGCCCAAGGCAGCGCACCTGCCCGCACGGGCACGACGCTGCATCTTTCTGATGATGGAGGGCGGTCCGTCCCACATCGACACCTTTGATCCCAAGCCCGAGCTCAAGCGGCTGCATCTGAAGGAATTCGTGCGCAACGATGTGCAACAGTCGGCCATGTCCGGCGGGAAGAGGTACTACGTGCAGAGCCCGTTCGGCTTCGCCAGATACGGTGAGAGCGGTGCCGACATGTGCGACCAGTGGGAGCATCTGCGGCATCACGCGGATGACCTCTGCTTCTACCGCGGCTGTCAGGTTGACTCCGTGAACCACCCGACGGCCATGTACCAGATGAACACGGGAAACCGCTTTGGCGGAGATCCCGGCATCGGCGGTTGGGTGACGTATGGGCTGGGCTCGGTGAACCAGGACCTGCCCGGGTTCATTGTGCTGCCGGAGGTTTCCTATCCACAGGGCGGCGCTGCGAACTGGAGCAACGGCTATTTGCCAGCCAACTTTCAAGGCACGCCCCTGCGCGCCCGCGGCTCCCCCATTCTGGATCTCCAGCCCGCACCGGGCATCACGGCAGAGCATCAACGCGCCAATCTGGATCTGCTGGAGGCCTTGAACCAGCGGCATCAAGCGGAACACCCCTGGCACGATGAGCTGGCCGCCCGCATGGAGAACTACGAGCTGGCATTTCGCATGCAGATACAGGTACCAGGCGTGCTGGACATCAGCAAGGAGAATGCCCAGACGCAGGAGATGTACGGAATCGGCAGCGTTCCCACAGACGCCTTTGGCCGCAAGTGCCTCCTTGCCCGCAAGCTGGTGGAGCAAGGGGTGCGCTTTGTGCAGGTGTATGCCGGCACCTGGGATTCACACGACTACATCGAGCGCGCCCATGGCAATCTGATCCGGGCGGTGGACCGTCCCATCGCGGGACTGCTGGCAGACCTGAAACAACGGGGCCTGCTGGAAGACACGCTGGTGGTGTGGTGCGGCGAGTTTGGCCGCAGTCCGGACAACGGCGTGCGCGGCGGCACTTCGTATGGGCGCGATCACAACCCCAAGGCCATGACCGTCTGGATGGCGGGCGGCGGGGTGCGAGCTGGACACACCATCGGAGCCACGGACGAAACCGGTGCCCAGGCTGTCGATTGCGTCCACCATGTGCGCGACCTCCACGTGACGCTGCTACGGCTCCTGGGGCTGGATGACAACAAGCTCACCTACTTCCACGCGGGACGGTTCAAGCAACTCTCGCAGTTCGGAGGCAGCGTCATCAAGGAACTCATCGCCTAG
- a CDS encoding GNAT family N-acetyltransferase, producing MDAAFSLLDLHGADVEPWLDGLGELRISVFREYPYLYDGTLEYEREYLRTYVNTPDSLVVLVVDAAKQVVGATTCLPLRDEGPEFQAPFLSAGYEVNSVCYFGESILLPQWRGQGLGKEFFKRRVAHAQKLGCKWSAFCAVDRMAEHPSRPPGYRVLDDFWVSQGYQKHPELQATFVWKEIGEESESPKTLTFWLKDLS from the coding sequence ATGGATGCCGCATTCTCTCTTCTCGATCTTCACGGTGCTGACGTGGAACCCTGGCTGGATGGCCTGGGGGAACTCCGCATCAGCGTCTTTCGCGAGTATCCCTACCTGTACGATGGCACGCTGGAGTATGAGCGGGAGTACCTGAGGACCTATGTGAATACCCCAGACAGTCTGGTGGTGCTGGTGGTGGACGCTGCAAAGCAGGTCGTGGGTGCGACCACCTGTCTTCCGCTGAGGGACGAGGGGCCGGAGTTCCAGGCTCCGTTTCTCTCGGCGGGCTATGAAGTGAACTCCGTCTGTTACTTTGGGGAGAGCATTCTGCTGCCGCAATGGCGCGGCCAAGGGCTCGGGAAGGAGTTTTTCAAGCGGCGCGTGGCCCATGCTCAAAAACTCGGGTGCAAGTGGTCCGCCTTCTGCGCGGTGGACCGCATGGCAGAGCATCCTTCGCGTCCACCCGGCTACCGTGTTCTGGACGATTTCTGGGTGTCACAGGGCTATCAGAAGCACCCGGAACTGCAGGCCACCTTTGTGTGGAAGGAGATCGGCGAAGAATCCGAGTCTCCCAAAACGCTCACTTTCTGGCTCAAAGATCTCTCATGA
- a CDS encoding cupin domain-containing protein encodes MTSNSDSTMHLSPPPPATSAVIRTRSPRTLCALGDEVQLHLTGADTDGQYSMFTVITAPGGGPPTHVHDNEDEWFHVIEGKVGFFSGGAWTEVGPGGSAYLPRGVAHTFKNLGDAPSRMLVHTAPAGFEDFFAELADVCAGAEAPDMEQVVAVSARHGIHYVQ; translated from the coding sequence ATGACATCCAACAGCGACTCCACCATGCATCTGAGCCCCCCACCACCCGCGACATCCGCCGTCATCCGTACCCGTTCCCCCCGCACGCTGTGTGCGTTGGGAGATGAGGTGCAGCTCCATCTGACAGGGGCCGATACGGACGGTCAGTACTCCATGTTCACCGTCATCACCGCACCCGGTGGCGGGCCGCCTACCCATGTCCACGACAACGAAGACGAGTGGTTCCATGTGATCGAAGGCAAGGTAGGCTTCTTCAGCGGCGGGGCTTGGACAGAAGTCGGCCCCGGCGGATCCGCCTACCTGCCTCGCGGCGTCGCCCACACCTTTAAGAATTTGGGAGACGCTCCTTCACGGATGCTGGTGCACACCGCACCCGCCGGGTTTGAGGACTTCTTTGCTGAGCTGGCAGACGTCTGCGCCGGTGCCGAAGCTCCGGACATGGAGCAAGTCGTGGCCGTCTCAGCACGGCACGGCATTCACTATGTGCAGTAG
- a CDS encoding sulfatase family protein codes for MTGSRLLTILVVCLPFLAGVTYGQSAATPKPAPPNVVLIVSDDHHWGDYGFMGHQVVQTPHLDRLAAESRVFARGYVPSSLCCPSLATIISGQYPHQNFITSNDPPLAEGRKRAGIKDPAFVAGRERFNQHMDQLATLPRLLQQKGYVSFQTGKWWQGSFARGGFTHGMTRGDRHGDDGLKIGREGLQPIYDFVNQAVADKKPFLAWYAPLLPHDPHTPPDRLLAKYKDKTPSIHVARYWAMVEWFDETCGELMGFLKEKGLTENTIVIYVADNGWIQNPEAPKYAPRSKQSQYDGGLRTPIMVRWPGKVKPGKETTLASSVDIAPTVLKAVGMTPPLEMTGLNLLDDAALAARKSITGEIFTHNSVDLEKPSASLRWRWIIDGGYKLIVPDSRNEPTEKPELYLIETDPNEQTNLASAEAAVVEALTKKLDAWWDPSKP; via the coding sequence ATGACCGGTTCCCGCCTTCTCACGATCCTCGTTGTCTGCCTGCCCTTCCTGGCTGGCGTGACTTACGGCCAATCTGCTGCCACTCCCAAGCCGGCCCCGCCGAATGTGGTGTTGATTGTGTCCGATGACCACCACTGGGGTGACTACGGGTTCATGGGGCACCAAGTGGTCCAGACGCCCCACTTGGACCGGCTTGCGGCGGAGAGCCGTGTCTTCGCGCGAGGTTATGTGCCCTCCAGTCTTTGCTGCCCGAGCCTGGCCACCATCATCTCCGGCCAGTATCCGCACCAGAACTTCATCACCAGCAACGATCCACCCTTGGCGGAGGGCAGGAAACGGGCTGGCATCAAGGATCCAGCCTTTGTGGCAGGCAGGGAGCGGTTCAATCAGCACATGGATCAGCTCGCCACGTTGCCCCGCCTGCTGCAACAGAAGGGGTACGTGAGTTTTCAAACAGGCAAATGGTGGCAGGGGAGTTTTGCCCGTGGAGGATTCACCCACGGCATGACCCGCGGGGATCGCCATGGTGATGACGGCCTCAAGATCGGGCGCGAAGGGCTCCAGCCGATCTATGACTTCGTCAATCAGGCCGTGGCGGACAAGAAGCCCTTCCTGGCATGGTACGCCCCGCTCCTGCCTCACGATCCCCACACGCCCCCGGATCGTCTGCTGGCCAAGTACAAGGACAAGACGCCTTCCATCCATGTGGCCCGCTACTGGGCCATGGTAGAGTGGTTTGATGAAACTTGTGGTGAGCTCATGGGCTTCCTAAAGGAAAAGGGGCTCACAGAAAACACCATCGTCATCTATGTGGCAGACAATGGCTGGATTCAGAATCCAGAGGCGCCCAAGTATGCCCCGCGCTCCAAACAGAGCCAGTATGATGGTGGGCTGCGTACGCCAATCATGGTGCGCTGGCCGGGGAAAGTGAAGCCTGGCAAAGAGACAACACTGGCCAGCTCAGTGGACATCGCCCCGACGGTGCTCAAGGCAGTGGGAATGACACCCCCGTTGGAGATGACTGGACTCAACCTGCTGGATGATGCTGCCCTCGCGGCGAGGAAATCGATCACAGGTGAGATCTTCACCCACAACTCGGTGGATCTGGAGAAGCCATCAGCCAGTCTGCGCTGGCGGTGGATCATCGATGGAGGCTACAAGCTAATCGTGCCGGATTCCCGCAATGAGCCGACCGAAAAGCCGGAGCTGTACCTCATCGAAACCGACCCCAACGAGCAGACGAATCTGGCTTCTGCGGAAGCGGCGGTGGTGGAGGCTCTGACCAAGAAGCTCGATGCCTGGTGGGATCCGAGCAAGCCTTGA
- a CDS encoding sulfatase family protein, translated as MTARKFLPILGLLVLGALATASPAAAASKQPNILFIFSDDHAYQAISAYKDSRKLIETPGLDRIAKEGMLFQRCVVPNSICGPSRAVVLTGKYNHLNGFLNNSNSVFDGSQQTFPKLLQGAGYQTAIVGKWHLMSDPTGFDYWQILPGQGIYYNPPMIDNGKPVKHEGYVTDIITDLTLDWLKNRDKNKPFLMMCQHKAPHREWDPALRHLGHDGDRKYPEPETLFDDYENRGVAERDQDMTLEKTFTPKDAKLVAPASMTPEQKAKWDAYYGPRNAEFEKSKPTGKDLVRWRYQRYMHDYLGCVKAVDEGVARLLKYLDDEGLAEDTIVVYSADQGFYLGEHGWFDKRWIFEESLRAPLMVRWPGVAKAGVENENIVSNLDFAETFLEAAGVSVPADMQGKSLVPLLKGETPSDWRKSFYYHYYEFPQPHRVRPHYGVVTDQYKLVHFYAPDVDYWELFDRKADPQEMRSFYGNPDYTKITEELKGELSRLRTELKVPEKEEPWFYGGRKPGQGPRGQGQGQGQEKRKLPQAAEPAAPAK; from the coding sequence ATGACCGCACGAAAGTTCCTCCCAATCCTGGGGTTGCTGGTGCTCGGTGCGCTGGCAACGGCCTCCCCGGCCGCTGCCGCCTCCAAGCAGCCCAACATCCTTTTCATCTTCTCTGACGACCATGCCTATCAGGCCATCAGTGCCTACAAGGACAGCCGCAAGCTCATCGAGACCCCGGGCCTCGATCGCATCGCCAAGGAGGGCATGCTCTTCCAGCGCTGTGTGGTGCCCAACTCCATCTGTGGCCCGAGCCGGGCGGTGGTGCTGACGGGCAAATACAATCACCTCAACGGGTTCCTCAACAACAGCAACTCCGTCTTTGACGGCAGTCAGCAGACCTTTCCCAAGCTGCTTCAGGGAGCAGGGTATCAGACTGCGATTGTGGGCAAGTGGCACCTCATGTCTGACCCCACCGGTTTTGACTACTGGCAGATCCTTCCCGGGCAGGGCATCTACTACAACCCACCGATGATCGACAACGGCAAGCCCGTGAAACACGAGGGCTATGTGACAGACATCATCACGGACCTTACTCTGGACTGGCTCAAGAATCGCGACAAGAACAAGCCTTTCCTGATGATGTGCCAGCACAAAGCACCGCATCGCGAGTGGGACCCCGCGCTGCGCCATCTGGGCCATGACGGGGATAGGAAATACCCGGAGCCCGAGACCCTGTTCGATGACTATGAGAACCGCGGCGTGGCAGAGCGTGACCAGGACATGACGCTGGAGAAGACCTTCACGCCGAAGGATGCAAAATTGGTAGCCCCAGCCAGCATGACGCCGGAACAAAAGGCGAAATGGGACGCCTACTACGGCCCCCGGAATGCAGAGTTCGAGAAGTCAAAACCCACGGGTAAAGACCTCGTGCGCTGGCGGTACCAGCGCTACATGCACGACTATCTGGGCTGCGTGAAAGCCGTGGATGAAGGCGTTGCCAGGTTGCTGAAGTATCTGGATGACGAGGGGCTCGCGGAGGACACGATCGTCGTCTATTCCGCAGACCAGGGCTTCTACCTGGGTGAACATGGCTGGTTCGACAAGCGCTGGATCTTTGAAGAGTCCTTAAGGGCGCCTCTCATGGTGCGCTGGCCAGGAGTCGCCAAGGCAGGGGTGGAGAATGAGAACATCGTGTCCAACCTGGACTTTGCCGAGACCTTCCTGGAAGCCGCCGGGGTGTCCGTTCCCGCAGACATGCAGGGCAAAAGCCTGGTGCCTCTGCTCAAGGGGGAGACACCCAGCGACTGGCGGAAGAGCTTCTACTACCACTACTACGAGTTTCCCCAGCCTCACCGTGTGCGCCCTCACTATGGTGTGGTGACTGACCAGTACAAGCTGGTGCACTTTTATGCGCCGGATGTGGACTACTGGGAGCTGTTTGACCGCAAGGCGGACCCTCAGGAGATGAGAAGCTTCTACGGGAACCCGGACTACACGAAGATCACGGAGGAACTGAAAGGGGAGCTGAGCCGCCTGCGCACGGAACTGAAGGTGCCAGAGAAAGAGGAGCCCTGGTTCTACGGCGGTCGGAAGCCTGGCCAGGGACCGCGAGGGCAGGGGCAGGGACAAGGACAGGAGAAAAGGAAACTACCGCAGGCAGCAGAGCCTGCTGCTCCTGCGAAGTAG